accaaaaaaaaaaaaaggagggagctGGTCCTCTTCACTGGAATTGTGAGAAAGTGAGTTCTGGCTCCTTCCTGCAAAGCCACTTCTTAGAGACAGCCATGGGGCCTGGGCTGGGCCAGCTGGATCCTCCTCCCTGTCCCCGGCCACTTGTCTAGCATGACCACCAAACAAAGCCCTGGGCCCTGAATTTGGGCACTAGAAAACAGTGAAGAGGAAACCCTAATGGAGCTGGGGGAAAACACCAGTTCCCAAAGGCTGCTGATGGAAGATGAAGGAAGGATGTCTATCCTTAGTAAAAATGTCCACTACACAGAGACCTCTTGAAGCATCCGAGTCTCTGGGCACAGTGTAAGTGCCAGCAGGCCTTCAGAGGATGGAGGTGCCATAGCTGAGACCCTCAAGTCCTGTCTCGTTCGTGGTCTCCTACCCCCTTGTAAGTTCTTAGTGTGGCTGTCGTCCTGATCTGTCTTCATGCTGCAGGAGTCTGGCGGGGCTGCATCCATTCCACACCCCTGAGCACCTGTGCACCAGGCCCTGAATCTAAACAGTTTTCAGGCAGCTCACAGGCTGGCAGGTAGAAGGGAAGAAAAACAAGACCGCCAAACCCCCAAGGGAGCAGAGCAAGAGACACCCAAAACACCAAAGCCTGCTGGTGGTGAGGCAGGGAgagcttcctggaggaggcaggGCCTGAGGTGTGGAGTGAGGCCGAGGCAAGGACACGGTATGTAAGGGCAGCGCCCCCTGGACAACCAGAACAACTGCCCTCCTGACAGGAGCAGGCCAAAAGGGGGCCACCCTTGTTCTGGGAGTGAGAAAGTCTCCTTTAGCCATAACCCTGTGGACTTTCAGTCCAAAGACCCAATTAAAGCCAGTGTCAGCCAATCTCCAGAGGGCAGCTGTGGCACTGGCCCAAGGGCCTGCAACAGGACTTGGGCTCTTCACATGGGCCTGCTAAAAGCATCGTTAAGCTTCCATTTTgcatctgtctcctttgctctgAGTCAGTCACCATCTATTGCAGGAAGAAGGTCTCATCAGTCCTGGGATGGGCGGAGGCCCCTCCCCCACACCCAGGAAACACCAACTTTTGTCCAGGGTAATGGCCAAGGTGCCACTGACCAATCCTGAGATAAACATGGGCAGACCACAGCCCATCAGGACCAGCTGTGCAGACCCCACCCTTGCCCTAAGTCCCCTTTCTATAAAACCTCAGAGTCATCGTCAGCGCCTAGAAGACAAGGCTGCAGGCCTGGGCGCCTTGTCATCCCCGAGGAGCTGCTCTGACAAAGCTCACCTCGTGCCTCCCACCACTGCTTGTCCTGGGTGTTTCTGGGGTGAGTGAGCCCCCCTGAATCAAGCCTCTGGCTGAGACTCCAGAAACAGCTTCACATTTGACCTGCCAGCCCTCCTGGTCCCAGGGCTCCTTGGAAGCCACAATGGTGCAGGGAGAGGGTGGGCTGGGCCTCAGAAGGTGGCCCACCTGCCCCTGCTTCCCCAGTGAGTGCCTAGATCCCCACACACACCCCTGAGCTATCTGCTGACCAGGggaggctgctgggattaccagtGCCCTACCCCTCCTACAGCCCCCTCCGAGGTGGCTCACAGCCAGGCAGCCGTGAGGAACTGTTCCCCTTCCACTCAGCAGTTGAGtttggggtggggtgggcaggGTCCCCACCGCCCAAAAAGTCATGGGAGTGGATCTGGCCTGACCGTGGGACTAGGGCTCCATGTGCCATCTGCACAGTGGGACACAATGGGCGGGCAGCCCTCCCAGAGCACCAGGGTGAAGGCTAAGCAGGAGCAGGGAGCAGGCCACAGACCACAGAGCAACACGACAGGCAACTCAGGAATGCTTTATTGACAGCAGCTCCTGGTGAGTCTTTGGGTCCTCCCGTGGTGGACAGTGTCCATGGCAGAGGTGATGACTATACCCCACGCCCAGCTCCCCAGCTGGGCAAGGATGGCAGCCTTATGCCCCGGCCAGTCAAACCCCAGGGGGGTGCATTGTCCTGGCCATGCCCGCCTGGGCAGCCTGGGGCAGGGAAGGAGCCAGGCTTGAGATCAGACAGCTGGGCCTCACTGCCTGTGGCAGGGGTGCCAGTGAAGCTGCCTCAGAGGGGACAGCCGTGGGGACCAGGGGAGCTGGTGGGAGAGGGCAGAGGGTGGCCATGCGGGGCTGTTCTGAGGAGCTGAGTGGTGGCAGAGGCAACAGGAGAAGGAGAACCACTAACCAAAAGGCAGATGACCCATGTGACCCAGGCCCTCGCCCAAGGGGCTGCTCTTCTCGGGCTCACCAGCCCCTCGACCCAATCTTGTGCTGGGCAGCAGGCAGCCAAGCTCAGGCCTTGGCCCAATTGCTGCAGATTGGACCCCAGCTGTCCTGGGTGACGGCCTCATGGGGTCCCACCCCTCTACTACTCCCTTTGCCTCCTCCAGCTATCACAgcatctggcagctgctgggcggCTATGTGAGCAGGCCTTTGGTGAGCCTCAGCACGGCCTCATAGGTGACAAAGACCGCCATGTTGACCGGGAAGGCCCGGCAGCAGTTGACTGCCAGGCCCCTGAAGAGCACCCTCAGCCCCTCCTCCCGCACACTGGTCACCACACAGTGCAGGAGACCCCGGTATCGCCGGTGGCCCTGCCCATCTGCCTGCAGGCGTGACTTGATCACGTCCATGGGGGTGGCCACAGCCCAGGCCAGGACTCCTGCACAGCCTCCAGCCACCAGCACACCCAGAAcatctgcaggagaaatgacaTGTGGCCTGTTTGGGGCCCCACCCCAGTGGAGCCCTCCAACTCCTATAGCCCTGTCCTCATTTCGCAAGGGAGAAACTGATGCTTCAGACAGGGAatttgacttgcccaaggtcacacagtgacTTGGTGACAGAGCAGGTCTGTCCTCCCATGCTGGGAAGCCCAGTGCCTGGGTTCAAGTTCCCATTCTGGTACCAGTGCTCAGTCCGCACAGGCCACGGCCTCCTCCCATGGCCTCCTCTCATGGCCTCCGTTTCTGCGGGGCTGAACCCCCTGCACACAGGCCCCTCTACTGCTCACCTGGCTGGCTGTGGCCGGCAGGGGTGAGCCACTCACAGAGGACGGCATAGGAGAGGAAGTAAGTGGCGAAGGAGTGGCCTTCCCGGAGAAGCAGCGCCGAGCTGCCCTTGTAGAGGCCCTGAAGCCCCTCCTCACGGGCCACCGTGGTCAGGCAGTGCAGTGGCCCACGGTATTTGGGTCCAGGCACTGGACACACAGGAGAAGAGGTCGAGGGCCCGGAGGCTGAGGGCCGCCGTTGCTGCTCCTGCACCTGCGTCTGCGTCTGCGTCTGCAGGCGGACCTTGGCCACCTCAGTGGGCGATGTCAGGAACACCTAGGGCAGGAAGGAGGCAGGTGGGAGGCACCCGCAGCCCTCCCACACCCCTGCTGGTGCTTCCTGAGGCAGCACACTGGCTCTCCACCCCATCCTCACTTCATGGGGTCTGCCCTCACCCAGCCTGGCTCTGCCCACCTAGAGAAATGGACCACTCGgatcctcagcctccccaaggGCCTCCCTGCACCCCACTCACACGGACGAGGCCCGAGGCGCATCCCGAGAGCGTGATATCGGCCTTGGTAGGCTTGGCTTCCGTGCTGCCGTAGCGGAACTTGCAGATGTGCTCCAGGCAGTGGTGGTAGGTGCCAAAAGACACAGAAGAGACCAGGGACACCGTGCACACAGGCAGCGAGAGGCCCCGGTAGAAGCCCCGCACCTGGTGGATAGGGCCCGAGTCAGGCCAGGGGAGG
This region of Callospermophilus lateralis isolate mCalLat2 chromosome 3, mCalLat2.hap1, whole genome shotgun sequence genomic DNA includes:
- the Slc25a47 gene encoding solute carrier family 25 member 47, with product MDFVAGAIGGVCGVAVGYPLDTVKVRIQTEPKYTGIWHCIRDIYRQERVRGFYRGLSLPVCTVSLVSSVSFGTYHHCLEHICKFRYGSTEAKPTKADITLSGCASGLVRVFLTSPTEVAKVRLQTQTQTQVQEQQRRPSASGPSTSSPVCPVPGPKYRGPLHCLTTVAREEGLQGLYKGSSALLLREGHSFATYFLSYAVLCEWLTPAGHSQPDVLGVLVAGGCAGVLAWAVATPMDVIKSRLQADGQGHRRYRGLLHCVVTSVREEGLRVLFRGLAVNCCRAFPVNMAVFVTYEAVLRLTKGLLT